In Salinarimonas sp., a genomic segment contains:
- a CDS encoding Hsp20/alpha crystallin family protein produces MRSPFPLWREERDPLATIQQDMNRLFRQMGGEMPTLFGERRFPALDMTDKEDRVEISAELPGVAREDVKVEAADNGLVIRGEKKSEHEEKGENAYVLERSYGSFMRRVPLPFDPDPDRIEAAFRDGILKITVPKPEEAKREPKAIEIKEG; encoded by the coding sequence ATGCGCAGCCCGTTTCCTCTTTGGCGCGAGGAACGTGATCCCCTCGCCACCATCCAGCAAGACATGAACCGCCTGTTCCGGCAGATGGGCGGCGAGATGCCGACCCTCTTCGGCGAGCGCCGCTTCCCGGCCCTCGACATGACCGACAAGGAGGACCGCGTCGAGATCTCGGCGGAGCTCCCCGGGGTCGCGCGCGAGGACGTGAAGGTCGAGGCCGCCGACAACGGCCTGGTCATTCGCGGCGAGAAGAAGAGCGAGCACGAGGAGAAGGGCGAGAACGCCTACGTGCTCGAGCGCAGCTACGGCTCCTTCATGCGGCGTGTGCCGCTGCCCTTCGACCCCGATCCCGACCGGATCGAGGCCGCCTTCCGCGACGGCATCCTCAAGATCACCGTGCCGAAGCCCGAAGAAGCCAAGCGCGAACCGAAAGCGATCGAAATCAAGGAAGGCTGA
- a CDS encoding YbaK/EbsC family protein: protein MSLDSVRAFFAERAPDIAVIVTEASSATVAEAAAAHGVEPARIAKTLTLAVGDGTVLVVAAGDARLDNRKIKATFGAKAKMPDAETVAALTGHPVGGVCPFGLATPLRVHCDVSLKRFDVVVPAAGAINAAVFIAPERMAALAGATWVDVCQTPEGPAEPA, encoded by the coding sequence ATGTCCCTCGACAGCGTGCGCGCCTTCTTCGCCGAGCGCGCACCCGACATCGCCGTGATCGTCACCGAGGCGTCGAGCGCCACCGTCGCGGAGGCGGCGGCCGCCCACGGCGTGGAGCCCGCGCGCATCGCCAAGACGCTGACGCTCGCGGTGGGAGACGGGACGGTTCTCGTCGTCGCCGCCGGCGACGCGCGGCTCGACAACAGGAAGATCAAGGCGACCTTCGGCGCCAAGGCGAAGATGCCAGACGCCGAGACGGTCGCGGCGCTCACCGGTCATCCCGTCGGCGGCGTCTGCCCGTTCGGCTTGGCGACGCCGCTGCGCGTTCATTGCGACGTGTCGCTGAAGCGCTTCGACGTGGTCGTTCCCGCCGCCGGCGCGATCAACGCCGCCGTCTTCATCGCGCCGGAGCGCATGGCCGCGCTCGCGGGGGCGACCTGGGTGGACGTCTGCCAGACGCCGGAAGGGCCGGCCGAGCCGGCCTGA